The following DNA comes from Fibrobacter sp..
CCGCTGGTTTGATGGCATCTATGACCGCTTGTAACGACACTATGGATCCCAACGATCCGTCTTCCGTTCGTAAGTACCTCACCAAGCAGCAGATCGCTTTCACCCCGAACCAGTTTGTTTCCTTCGCTGTCAATAGCGATACCGCCAAGATGACTTTGTTCCTCCAGGCTTCTTTCGAAATTGACCAGCCGGCTGACAATGGCAACAACGCTGTTGCAATTGCTGCAAACAAGGGCAACCTCATGGTTCTCAACTACCTCTTCGACCACGGTGCAAAGGCCGATGTCCGCAACGGTAACGGCGAAGCTGTCATCGACAACGCTGTCATGATGGGCAATAAGGAAGTTGTTGTTCGCCTCCTCGAACAGCTCAAGAAGGAAGGCGTTGACCCGCAGTCCCTCGGTACTGCAGTTCTCTTGGCTGCTAAGGCAGGCAAGGTTGACATGCTTGAAATCCTCGCTAACGCAGGTGCTTCTCTCGAAACCCGTAGCGCTGACGGTTACCTCCCGATCCACTGGACCGTCAAGAATGGTAACTACGATGCTATGATGTTCCTCATCAGCAAGGGTGTGGATGTCAACGCTAAGTGTGGTCAGGGCTACTCTGTTCTCGACTGGGCAACCAACGAAGGTTACACCCGCTTGATCAAGGAATTGAAGAAGAAGGGCGCAAAGATTACCCCGCAATACCTCAAGGACTCCAAGGGTAAATAAGGACGCAAGGGGGTTCACCCCGTAAATTTGCGGAAATTTTAAAGAATCCCTGCATTTTGTGCGGGGGTTCTTTGTATTTTTAGGTTATGAAGTTTTCTTTCCTTTCCAAGCTGTGTCTATGCTTGTGCCTTACCTGCGTCTATGCGGGTGCACAAGAAACGGTGGAAAGCATCCGTCGCCAGATCAAGGCGGTAGAAGCTGAAACCGCTCGAGAAAAATCCTTACATGATGCCGAAAAGAAGCGCCACGCAGAATTCGTGGAAGTGGGCCGCAAGAAGGTCCAGGCTTTGGCTCAGCAGAACAAGACGCTGAAGGCAGAAATTGACTCTCTGAAGGTGGAAGTCAAGAATCTTGCCGACGCACGTCAGAAGACCACCGGCACCATCAAGTACTTTGAAAACCGCAAGGCAAAGTACGGCACTTCCTTGGCAAAGGTTATCGATTCCTTGGCTCCTGTGTTCGAATCCGATTTCCCGTACCGTAATGAGGAAGTGGTGAACAGCGTAAAGGAAATTGCAAACCAGCTCTCCAAGGGCTTGATCGAAGCCGACGACGGTTTGAACCGCACTCTTGAAATTTTCTACGACCGTATTCGCCTGGGTTACACCACCGAAGTTTGGAAAGGCTTCTTGCAGGTGGATGCACGCAGCGTCGCAGGTACCTTTATGCGCTATGGCGCTGTTGCCGCCATCTTTGTTAGCAACGACGGTAACGACGTACTTTGGCTGAACCGCACCGAAAACGGTGGCTACGTTTGGAAGAACGTTTCCGATGACCTGGCCATGCGTACTGCCCTCAAGGACGTGATGAAGGTTGCCGAAGGAAAGACTGCCCCCAAGCTCGTCACCATCCCGGTGGCACTTCCTAAGGAGGCCAAGTAATGAATAGACTCCAGGTTCGAGGCTCCAGGCCCCAGGTTCGAGGCTCCAGGCTCCAGGCTCGAGGTACGAAATGTCATTGCGAGCCTCGAAGAGGCGTGGCAATCGTAGCATTACTCTTCGCACTTTGCTCTGTTCCCGCCCTTGCCCAGCAGGGTGGTGAATCCATCGACGCCGTCAAGAAACGTGCCGAACTGAACAGCGCCAAGGCTGACTTGGAAGAAGCACGTAAGAAGCGAGACATGGCTGTGGCTGCCCGCTGGAAGGATCGCGAAACTGCAAACCAGGAACGTGAACTCTTCAACGAAAAGTATCAGGAAAACAAGGAAAAGGTGGACGCTCTCATGAGCGAACGCGCTCGCCTTTTCGAAGACGTCCGTGTGGCCCGTGAAGACTTGGCCCAGGTCAAGCTCCAGGCCGAAAAGGCTCGCGCCGAATACTTGTCCTTGGCCGCAGGTCCGGAACGTTTGGAAACTCTGGCTAAGTTCCAGGAACAGGGAATTCCTTTCAAGATTGCAGAACGTGTGGAAGTGCAGAACAAGGTCAAGAAGGAAATGGGCCTGTACCGCGACGACCCGCTGCGTATTGCAAAGTCCATCTTGAATGTGGCAAAGAACGAACTTGAATTTACTCGCGAAATCCAGATGGAACAGGCGGAGCTGGTATTCGGTACCGCCGTTGCCGAAGGTTCCCGCCTACGCCTCGGCGGTCTCTACGCCATGCAGATGGCAAACGCCGTCATGGATTCCGCAGGCAACCGCCCGTCGGCCTTGATGCTGCCGGTTGCTGGCGAAAAGAAGCGTGCCTTTAGCTGGCAGGAAAACCTCACTCCCGAAACCAAGACCGACGTGTCCAAGGTTTTCGCCGAGGCAAAGGATTCCGCATTCGTGAAGGTTCCTGTGGACGTTCTCCTCAGTACCGAACTTTCCTCCGAACTTGCTAACCATCAGGAAACCACTTGGAAGGACGAACTCCAGACCTTCTTCAAGAACGGTGGCATCTTGATGTATCCCATCGTCACCATCTTCGGCCTCGGCCTCTTGATCGTCCTCTGGAAGTTCCTCTGGATTATGATCCGCGGCTTTGGCGGCTTGGGCGTACGTCGCACCCTCAAGACTCTGGAAGCTGGCGATGTGGCTAAGGCTCGCGAACAGGTGAAGAAGGCTCACGGTTTGGTGGGCAAGGTTTTGAAGACCGTTCTCCTCAAGGAATACGGTGGCCGTGCCGCTGCAGAAAAGGCTTTGGAAGAACAGTTCTCTGCCCAGGTCCCGAAGATTGAATCCGGCCTCACTTGGGTTTCTGTGTTTGCTGCAACCGCTCCGCTCCTGGGCTTGCTTGGTACCGTCATGGGTATGATTGAACTTTTCGACGTGATTACCATGCACGGTACTTCCGACCCCAAGCTTTTGGCTGGCGGTATTTCCATCGCCCTCGTGACTACGGAAGCTGGCCTTATTGTGGCTATCCCGCTGCAGCTCCTGCACACCTTCCTGGCTAACCGTGCCGACGCTCTCCGCGGCCGCATGGAAAAGGCTGGCCTCGCAGTTCTTAACGCCCTTTGGATTCGCGAGAAGTAAAATCGCGATGGTAACTCGCAAAAGGTAATGCGACAAAATGGTCCTTGGCGTTGATCAAAATTCCGTTCTAGAAGCGGCCTTCGGCATCCTCTTTAGAGGTGGCTGGGTGCTCGCCCCGATCTTTGCATTGGGGTGGTTTGGATGGTTTTTGATGCTGGAACGCTACGGCTACTACTTTATGCTTCGTGGCAAATCCTCCGCCGCATTCTGGCACACCCTGAAAAAGAAAGGGGAGGACGTGGCCTTCGACAAGTTGAGCCGTCGCCCGTACGGTTACTTCTACGCCTTGGTGAAGGACATCCGCGATCATCGCGACGAAGGTCCCATCGCTGTGCGCAACGCCATGGAAGCAACACGCCATCGCATTTCCTTGAATCTTGCAAAGTCCCTGAAGACCATTTCCACCTGTGCCGCCATTGCTCCCATGCTTGGCTTGCTTGGTACGGTTTCCGGCATGGTCCATACTTTCGAAACGATCCAGCTTTTCGGTTTCGGTAACCCGGTGCTTTTGGCCGACGGTATTTCTGAAGCCTTGCTCACTACCCAGGCCGGCCTTTTGGTGGCGTTCCCCTTGATGCTTGCATACAACTATCTGGCCAGCTGTGTGGAAAAGGTGGAAGACCTCGCCTGGAGCGAAGCCCTGAAATTTGAATCTTATGCGCTGTCGTGTCATCCTGAGCGTAGCGAAGGATCTAGCACGGAGGTAAATAAATGAGTTTTATCCGTAAACGCACTCGTGATGCTGGTGGCATCGATGTTTCTCCGATGCTGGACATGGTGTTCATCTTGCTCATCTTCTTTATTGTTACTTCCACCTTCACCCGTGAAACCGGTGTGGACGTAACCAAGCCTAAGGCAAGCTCCGCCAAGGACCTGGCCAAGGAAAGCATTTTGATCGGCGTGACTCGCCAGGGCACCATTCATATCAATGAAACTCAGGTGAACCTCACCACCCTCAATACGGTGCTGCGCCAGATGATGGCCGAAGCTCCGGACCGCCCCGTGATTATCGTAAGCGACCGCGACGCTCCCAACGGAGTTGTGGTAGACATCTTGGACGAATGTAACCTCGCTAAGGTCCGCAAAGTTTCCATCTCCGCCAACAAGGAAGAATAACCCTATATTGTCATCCCGGGCTTGACCCGGGATCTCCAAAAACATGAAGCACTTCTCTTTCACAGATTTTATCGCAAAGTACTTCCGGTTTCCGGTAGCATTTGTGCTTTCCTTCGTGGTTAGCGCGGTGTTCTTCCTTGCGGTTCCTGTGTTGAATGCTTTGCTCTTCGATAAGGGCGTCAAGACCGAAAAGGAACTGGAAGCCGTCACCGAAGTTGAAGTTCTCGTTAGCGAAAAGAAGCCCGAGGTGAAGCAGAAGGTTTTGCGCACCGTGGTGAACCCCAACCCCTTCAAGATTTCTTCCAACATGGGTACCAGTCGCAGCCAGAATTTCTCCATGGACTTGTCCCTTGCCCGCGGTGCCGCTGGCGATGGTGTTGCCGTGGGAACTGGTGGCATGGAGAACGTGGTTTACGAAGCCGGTGAAGTGGATGAACAGGCTCAGGTCTTGCGTGAAATCCAGCCCAAGTTCCCGGAACGTGCAAAGCGTCTGGGAATTTCCGGCTACGTTAAGGTTTTGCTGGTGATCGACGTTTATGGCGATGTGGCCCAGACCCAGGTCCTGACTTTGGACCCGCCGGGCTACGGCTTTGAAACCGAAGCTTTGAATGCTGTTCGTCAATGGAAGTTTAGCCCCGCTCAGCTAGGCGGATACCCCGTAGCACAAAAGGCTACAAAGGAGTTCCGCTTTGTCAAGTAGTCGCATTTGTCATTCAGAACCAATCCTGCGTCATTCTGAGCCGAAGGCGAAGAATCCAGTCGTTATGTTCCTTGTGTACATGATGGCGTTGGTCTCTTTCGCTTCTGCGGCGGAGGATTATTTCTTCAAGGCTAACGAGCTTTACGACCAGGGGCGTTATAAGGAATCTGTCCCTCTGTATCGTGCCGCCATCGACGAAGGTCGTTACGAACCTTTCGCCTGGTTCAACTTGGGCAATGCTCTCGTGCAGCTGGGCCGTAAGGAAGTGGCTCTTGTGGCTTACAAGCGCACCGTGGAACTGTTGCCCAATTTCGAAAAGGCCTGGATGCTCATGGGTGACATCTATTATCTCGCAGGGGATGCGGGGGAGGCCATTGCCGCCTACAAGCGCGCCGTGGAGCTGGGAGTAGAATCGGACCACGTTCATTTCGCCCTGGCTGAGTGCTACATGAAGGGTCGCGACTGGACCCTTGCCCAGAAGAACTTTGAACGGGCCCTCCAGCTGAACCCCGACCGCATGGACGCCTGGTACGGCCTTGCCGAAGTCTACGAAAAGCTGGGCGACTACGAATACGCCATCAAGACCCTGCAGAATGCCCTGCAGATGACCGCCACCGCCGGCGCCGACGTCCACTTTACCATGGCCTATTACTACCGCAGTATGGACTCCACCAAGAAGTCCCTGAACGAAATGGAGAACGGACTCCTCATGGATCCCGAGAACGTTTCCGCCCGCCGCTACCTGGCCCAGATGTACGTGAAGGCCGAATCCCCCTGGATGGCGATCTTCACCCTGGAAGAAGGCCTCCGCCACAGCAAGGGCAAGGCCGACCTGAACCTTGACCTGGGGCAGATCTACTTTACCCAGAAGCGTTACGACGAAGCCTTTGAATGCTACATGAAGGCCTGGCTGGCCGGCAATTCCCAAGGCCGCATCGGTGCCGAAAACGTAGGCCACGTCTTCTCCAACGCGGGGGAGACCGAAAAGGCCGAAAGCCTCTACAAGCGCATCCGCGAGAAGAAGTAACGTTAAAAATCGTTACAAAATGTGTGATTTATTCAAAAAAAACGAATAACTTAAAGAACTTATAAAAAAGTTACGCAATCCCTTTAAACTTTGTACAAAACTTTTTAACTTTGTGTGCAAAGTTTTTCTTTAAGGATAAAAAATGAAAAAATTGTTTGGTTTGGCCCTCATCGGGCTGATGGTCGGCACCGCCGGTGCTGCCTGTACTGTTGTTTCTGGATCAAATGGTTCTGACTCTACCTGTACTGAAGTTGTTACTAGAGCAGATACTATTAGCTATGACTTTGGTGCTATCGTTGCTAATCGTGTTACGAATAAGATCGATACTCTTCATTCATCAAAGCATTGCGATGATTATTCGAATGGTTATGTGACTAAAAAGTGTAATAAGGATTGGGTTATTGCAGAAGGTGAAACGACTCACGGCCCTGATTCCGATGGAGGTTCTTTTGCCACCATTTATGGTGAAAAGTCTTCTTGCCCTGAAGATAATGCTGATTGTTACAAGAACTTGAATATCACTGAGAACGTTACCGTTTCAAATATTGACTTCAAGAGAACTTTTGTTCGCAATTCGAGCGACAATACTGTTGCTTCTACGGTAGTTTTTCCTTTTAGTTTCGCATCAAACTGTGTTAGTGGCGCAACGTTTTCTAAGCTTGAAACGATTTCTTACAACAAGAATGGCGACAATATCTGGCGTGCTCATGTAAAAATGGGGGAGAGTACTATTGAAGCGCATACCCCCTACATTGTAAAGGCAACAGGCAGTTCTTTGACGTTCAAATCTTCTTGTAACTATAAGTTTGAACCGGGGTCTGCTAAGAATTATACCGTTAATTTAGATTATCATTCTTCAGTTGGTGAATCCTATTCTGGTTCTTGGAATTTTGTCGGTACCTATGATATGGTTCAGTGGGGAGAGGACAATTCTGAATTGGGTAAGGTTTATGGTTTTGCTGCTAATTCCAAGGGATCTGTTTCTGCCGGCCAGTTTGTAAAGGCTAGTGCAGGTGCAAGTGTTCCTGCAATGCGTGCTTATTTGAAGTATGTTCCTTCCATAAGCCTTCAAAAGGCTGCCTTTGGTGCTGTGTCTGCTCTTCCCGAAGAAGAACTTCCCACCTCCATTGAACTTGTTTTCGAAGATGGTGATAAGATCATGGCAATTGGTCAGTTGAACACCCGCACTGGTGAAATCTCTGTGGATGAAAATCTGTGGTTCGACATGAAGGGCCGCAAGCTGAACAAGAAGCCCTCCGTCAAGGGTACCTACTACAACAACGGCCAAAAGGTCATCATCAAGTAAGGAGTATGAAAATGTTTAAGAAAGAATATGTCGCTCCGAAGATGGATATTGTTGATTTGAAGATGGAAGCCCCCCTGCTTGGCGCTTCTGACGGTCCCGAAGGCGTTACCGAATACGATGACGAATTCGGCTGCCTCTACAATCCCGAAATGGATCGCAAGGCTTAATCGCTAGTCATAAAAATTTTACATAAAATCAGGGCGCATTTTACCTCAAAAAAGCGTGTTAATAGAAGGCGGGCTTAAAAAGCCCGCCTTTCTCTGTAACCGATAGGAGGTAAAATGAATAGAGAACGATTTGCCTGGTTCCTTGGAGAACTGAAAGCAAAGAACGACAATGGCGAGGACATTGACGCCTTTGTCAAGCAGTATGAAAACGAAACCGTCTACATCTATAACGACGCTTGTCTTAGGAAGATTTTCGCAACCCAGGCGAATCTTCCTCTGACGACGGACCTGCTGAATGCGTCCCTGAATCTCATCGGGTCTGACCGTATCATGGATCCCAGCCTTCGCAATCCCTTTATCCCTGGCGATTTGGGATACAGGTCAGTGGAGCCGGATATTGTCCTGACGACTAACGGTGAGAATGGCGTCAAGGACAGAATCTCTATCGAGTTCCAGCATGAGGGTGGGGACCTTTACAAGGACCGCTTGGTGCTTTACGTGTCCCGTCACGAAAGCAACATGGTGAAGCCTGGCGAAGTTCCGAAACTGGACAACTTGCACATCATCAGTTTTCAGCTGTTCGACACGTTCCCGTGGGTTCATTCCAAAAATTACAGGCACACCATTAAGTTGATGAACCAGGATCACGATGTATTTTTCGACAAGCTGACTATCACCCTGGTGGAAGTCAAGAAGTTCCGTATCCGTGCCGCAGAGTTCGCTGGCGACTACAGTCGTATTGCTCAGTGGTTGCGCGCCATCGACGCCTTGAACGAAAACGCCGATTTCACGCCCTTCGCAAACGATCCTGTTTTCAGGCTCTTGCAGCAGGAGGTGAAATTATGTAACTTTAGTTCAAGGTTTCTTCTGAAGGAGGCTATGGGTATGACAGATATGACTTTGGTGAAGTATAATGCTGCAAAGGAAAATTCCAAGCAGATTGCCCGCAACATGCTTGCGGAAGGAGCTTCAATTGAGTTTGTAGCAAAAACGACAAAGCTCACTGTAGAGGAAATCAAGGCTTTGTAGTTCCAAGACTTGCGAAAAAATCTTGCGCAATAAGGGCTACAAGTCCATCTCCGACAGAATTGCAAAGGAAGCTTTGAAATGTAGAAAACACCGCTTTCGGGCGGTGTTTTTTCTATAAAAAGTGACGGAAATCACTTTGACGAAAACTTACAAAAAACTATCTTTTGCATCGAAATTTTTATTAGGAATAGACAAAACATGAAAAAGATTTTTGCTCTTACCTTCGCTGCCGCCATGGCATGTGCAACAAGCGCCTTTGCCGATTGCGCAACTGGCGAACATGGCGCCATTTCCATCCAGAATATTGATGGTGTCTGCACCGCTGTGATTTACGGTGATAAAGAATCTTCTGATGCTGCAGGAGATCCAACTCTTTATACAAAACTTAAAG
Coding sequences within:
- a CDS encoding ankyrin repeat domain-containing protein, translated to MKKMLLALCAAGLMASMTACNDTMDPNDPSSVRKYLTKQQIAFTPNQFVSFAVNSDTAKMTLFLQASFEIDQPADNGNNAVAIAANKGNLMVLNYLFDHGAKADVRNGNGEAVIDNAVMMGNKEVVVRLLEQLKKEGVDPQSLGTAVLLAAKAGKVDMLEILANAGASLETRSADGYLPIHWTVKNGNYDAMMFLISKGVDVNAKCGQGYSVLDWATNEGYTRLIKELKKKGAKITPQYLKDSKGK
- a CDS encoding DUF3450 domain-containing protein, encoding MKFSFLSKLCLCLCLTCVYAGAQETVESIRRQIKAVEAETAREKSLHDAEKKRHAEFVEVGRKKVQALAQQNKTLKAEIDSLKVEVKNLADARQKTTGTIKYFENRKAKYGTSLAKVIDSLAPVFESDFPYRNEEVVNSVKEIANQLSKGLIEADDGLNRTLEIFYDRIRLGYTTEVWKGFLQVDARSVAGTFMRYGAVAAIFVSNDGNDVLWLNRTENGGYVWKNVSDDLAMRTALKDVMKVAEGKTAPKLVTIPVALPKEAK
- a CDS encoding MotA/TolQ/ExbB proton channel family protein, encoding MNRLQVRGSRPQVRGSRLQARGTKCHCEPRRGVAIVALLFALCSVPALAQQGGESIDAVKKRAELNSAKADLEEARKKRDMAVAARWKDRETANQERELFNEKYQENKEKVDALMSERARLFEDVRVAREDLAQVKLQAEKARAEYLSLAAGPERLETLAKFQEQGIPFKIAERVEVQNKVKKEMGLYRDDPLRIAKSILNVAKNELEFTREIQMEQAELVFGTAVAEGSRLRLGGLYAMQMANAVMDSAGNRPSALMLPVAGEKKRAFSWQENLTPETKTDVSKVFAEAKDSAFVKVPVDVLLSTELSSELANHQETTWKDELQTFFKNGGILMYPIVTIFGLGLLIVLWKFLWIMIRGFGGLGVRRTLKTLEAGDVAKAREQVKKAHGLVGKVLKTVLLKEYGGRAAAEKALEEQFSAQVPKIESGLTWVSVFAATAPLLGLLGTVMGMIELFDVITMHGTSDPKLLAGGISIALVTTEAGLIVAIPLQLLHTFLANRADALRGRMEKAGLAVLNALWIREK
- a CDS encoding MotA/TolQ/ExbB proton channel family protein; translation: MVLGVDQNSVLEAAFGILFRGGWVLAPIFALGWFGWFLMLERYGYYFMLRGKSSAAFWHTLKKKGEDVAFDKLSRRPYGYFYALVKDIRDHRDEGPIAVRNAMEATRHRISLNLAKSLKTISTCAAIAPMLGLLGTVSGMVHTFETIQLFGFGNPVLLADGISEALLTTQAGLLVAFPLMLAYNYLASCVEKVEDLAWSEALKFESYALSCHPERSEGSSTEVNK
- a CDS encoding biopolymer transporter ExbD, producing the protein MSFIRKRTRDAGGIDVSPMLDMVFILLIFFIVTSTFTRETGVDVTKPKASSAKDLAKESILIGVTRQGTIHINETQVNLTTLNTVLRQMMAEAPDRPVIIVSDRDAPNGVVVDILDECNLAKVRKVSISANKEE
- a CDS encoding TonB family protein, whose protein sequence is MKHFSFTDFIAKYFRFPVAFVLSFVVSAVFFLAVPVLNALLFDKGVKTEKELEAVTEVEVLVSEKKPEVKQKVLRTVVNPNPFKISSNMGTSRSQNFSMDLSLARGAAGDGVAVGTGGMENVVYEAGEVDEQAQVLREIQPKFPERAKRLGISGYVKVLLVIDVYGDVAQTQVLTLDPPGYGFETEALNAVRQWKFSPAQLGGYPVAQKATKEFRFVK
- a CDS encoding tetratricopeptide repeat protein → MSSSRICHSEPILRHSEPKAKNPVVMFLVYMMALVSFASAAEDYFFKANELYDQGRYKESVPLYRAAIDEGRYEPFAWFNLGNALVQLGRKEVALVAYKRTVELLPNFEKAWMLMGDIYYLAGDAGEAIAAYKRAVELGVESDHVHFALAECYMKGRDWTLAQKNFERALQLNPDRMDAWYGLAEVYEKLGDYEYAIKTLQNALQMTATAGADVHFTMAYYYRSMDSTKKSLNEMENGLLMDPENVSARRYLAQMYVKAESPWMAIFTLEEGLRHSKGKADLNLDLGQIYFTQKRYDEAFECYMKAWLAGNSQGRIGAENVGHVFSNAGETEKAESLYKRIREKK
- a CDS encoding Rpn family recombination-promoting nuclease/putative transposase codes for the protein MNRERFAWFLGELKAKNDNGEDIDAFVKQYENETVYIYNDACLRKIFATQANLPLTTDLLNASLNLIGSDRIMDPSLRNPFIPGDLGYRSVEPDIVLTTNGENGVKDRISIEFQHEGGDLYKDRLVLYVSRHESNMVKPGEVPKLDNLHIISFQLFDTFPWVHSKNYRHTIKLMNQDHDVFFDKLTITLVEVKKFRIRAAEFAGDYSRIAQWLRAIDALNENADFTPFANDPVFRLLQQEVKLCNFSSRFLLKEAMGMTDMTLVKYNAAKENSKQIARNMLAEGASIEFVAKTTKLTVEEIKAL